One Hydrogenobacter sp. genomic window, AGAAAGAGCTAAAGGAACTTTATTTAAAGCTAAAAGCCTTCGCACCGCACCTATTTACTCCTTAGTGTAACCAGCGGAGGGTTATCTCGTATCCCTCTCCATGTTTAAGTTTCTTTTTAATCCCATGCTTTTTCCCCTTTATGCGCTCACCTTCGTAGTAAGTAGCAACAAGTTCGTTTCCCGGATCTATGCTCTTTGCTCTCTCAAAGTATAAGGTAGCATCCTCTGGCTTTTCCATGTAAAGAAGCGTAACACCTATGGTAGCGTATACTCTGGCTTTCCAAACATCGTCAGGGGCATACCTTACCACATAGATCAATCTGTTGTAAGCTTGAGAGTAGTATCCGCACATACCTTCTGCCACACCGAGCCAGTAGAGAGCTTCAAAGTTCTTAGGGTCTTTCTCAACCGCTTTGTTAAACTCATGTATAGCCTGTTTGCAGTGCCATTTAGCGAGCTGTTTCTTACCGTTTTCCAAAGCATTTTCCGAAGCTATAACGAGTCCCGGTGGTCTCCTATCGTATTCCTCTTTTACAACTATCGTCTTTTGCGCACACGAAAATGCAAAAAAGCTGATCATAAAAAGTAATAACCTACCCATGAAGAATAGTGTAATAAAATACTAAAAAAGATGACAAGGGAAAAGATCTTTTCTTACTTCCTGCTTGGTGTAACAGCGTTCTTTACCCTTCTCGTTTTTGTGATTCTCACGCCTTTTTTG contains:
- a CDS encoding tetratricopeptide repeat protein, producing MGRLLLFMISFFAFSCAQKTIVVKEEYDRRPPGLVIASENALENGKKQLAKWHCKQAIHEFNKAVEKDPKNFEALYWLGVAEGMCGYYSQAYNRLIYVVRYAPDDVWKARVYATIGVTLLYMEKPEDATLYFERAKSIDPGNELVATYYEGERIKGKKHGIKKKLKHGEGYEITLRWLH